The proteins below come from a single Ruegeria sp. THAF33 genomic window:
- a CDS encoding hybrid-cluster NAD(P)-dependent oxidoreductase yields the protein MKDLNTLSSAVWQDGEMLECVSVVPEMPNTASFSFRAPSGAQFAYYPGQFLTLEIPAPGQPGGVVHRTYTISSSPSRPRSITITAKAQPDSIGTRWMLDNLQPGMRIKAIGPAGLFTNALSDARKFLFISAGSGITPMMSMTTCMWDEGRDLDVVFINCAKRPSEIIFRQRLEQMASRTDGLDLKFVVEEPDRYRPWTGYQGQFNQLMLGLMAPDYLEREVYCCGPEPFMQAVRDALAGLGFDMNNYHQESFGAPVETEADQPELDDVVLDDDSSAEILFATSGVTAKVAETDTVLAAARSVGLNIPSGCTFGVCGTCKVKKTAGEVHMVHNGGISEDDIDAGYILACCSNPIGKVEVEV from the coding sequence ATGAAAGACCTGAACACGCTTTCATCAGCCGTCTGGCAGGATGGAGAGATGCTGGAATGTGTCTCGGTCGTGCCCGAGATGCCGAACACTGCCAGCTTTTCGTTCCGGGCCCCCTCGGGGGCGCAGTTCGCCTATTACCCTGGTCAGTTCCTGACGCTCGAGATTCCGGCGCCCGGCCAGCCCGGGGGAGTCGTGCATCGCACCTACACGATCTCATCGTCGCCGTCGCGGCCGCGGTCGATCACCATCACCGCCAAAGCGCAACCCGACAGTATCGGCACGCGCTGGATGCTTGACAATCTTCAACCCGGCATGCGGATCAAGGCCATTGGGCCTGCGGGCCTGTTCACCAACGCGTTGAGCGATGCGCGCAAGTTCCTGTTTATCTCGGCTGGCTCGGGCATCACGCCGATGATGTCGATGACCACCTGCATGTGGGACGAAGGCCGCGATCTGGACGTTGTCTTCATCAACTGCGCCAAAAGGCCATCCGAGATCATCTTCCGCCAGCGCTTGGAACAGATGGCCAGCCGCACGGATGGTTTGGACCTGAAATTCGTGGTGGAAGAGCCGGACCGCTACCGCCCATGGACCGGATATCAGGGTCAGTTCAACCAATTGATGCTGGGCCTGATGGCGCCGGATTACCTTGAGCGCGAAGTCTATTGCTGCGGTCCTGAGCCCTTCATGCAAGCAGTACGCGACGCGCTGGCCGGTCTTGGTTTTGATATGAACAACTACCATCAGGAAAGCTTCGGCGCGCCGGTGGAAACCGAGGCGGATCAGCCCGAGTTGGATGACGTTGTTCTGGACGACGACAGCAGCGCCGAGATCCTGTTCGCGACCTCGGGCGTGACGGCCAAGGTTGCCGAGACCGACACGGTGCTTGCCGCCGCCCGCTCGGTTGGCCTGAACATACCGTCAGGCTGTACATTCGGCGTGTGCGGGACCTGCAAGGTCAAGAAAACTGCCGGAGAGGTCCATATGGTCCACAACGGAGGGATCTCGGAAGACGACATCGACGCGGGGTACATTCTGGCCTGCTGCTCGAACCCGATCGGCAAGGTCGAAGTCGAGGTTTAG